In one Catenulispora sp. EB89 genomic region, the following are encoded:
- a CDS encoding acyl-CoA dehydrogenase: protein MPPLPAAVDPHALASALTSVLDGRWAHLRADIRAQMAAEPYRDAVDLGVEAHRARVLDQLQALAATDRPGLGFDKAYGGGGDVGGSVVSFEMLGFGDLSLMVKAGVQWGLFGGAVQLLGTQPHHERYLRRIKDLDLLGCFAMTEHGHGSDVQHLRTTATYDPAAGEFVVHTPDRGAMKEYIGNAARDGRAAVVFAQLVTGGESRGVHAFFVPIRDDAGDPAPGVTIEDCGPKAGLNGVDNGRLAFDQVRIPREALLNRFGDVAPDGSYSSPIEGDARRFFTMLGTLIRGRVSVGGSAGSATKRALALAVRYAEQRRQFTKPDGEEVVILDYLGHQRKLLPALATTYALHFAQEELVAALHDTAADAPEEDQRELESRAAGLKVANTWHATATIQAAREACGGAGYLAENLLPGLKADTDVFTTFEGDNTVLLQLVAKGLLTGYKDSFQNLSPLATARFVAERVLGAVAERTAARKVVDRLTEGDDREALADRDWQLKLFEDREQHVLEGVADRLRKAGKDPFEVFNAAQDHVLRAGRVHVDRLVLEAFVRAISRCSDPNAKALLERVCDLYALANIEADRAWFLEHGRLSAGRAKAVIAAVNALCAELRPYARTLVDAFGIPEQYLAAPMLED from the coding sequence ATGCCGCCGCTGCCCGCAGCCGTCGATCCGCACGCCCTGGCGTCCGCCCTGACGTCCGTCCTGGACGGCCGCTGGGCCCACCTGCGCGCCGACATCCGAGCCCAGATGGCCGCCGAGCCCTACCGCGACGCCGTCGACCTCGGCGTGGAAGCGCACCGAGCCCGGGTCTTGGACCAGCTCCAGGCGCTCGCCGCGACCGACCGTCCCGGGCTCGGCTTCGACAAGGCCTACGGCGGCGGGGGAGACGTCGGGGGCTCGGTCGTCTCGTTCGAGATGCTGGGCTTCGGCGACCTCTCGCTGATGGTCAAGGCCGGCGTGCAGTGGGGCTTGTTCGGCGGCGCTGTGCAGCTGCTCGGCACTCAGCCGCACCACGAGCGGTACCTGCGCCGTATCAAGGACCTGGATCTGCTCGGCTGCTTCGCGATGACCGAGCACGGTCACGGCTCTGACGTCCAGCACCTGCGGACCACCGCGACCTATGACCCGGCCGCCGGGGAGTTCGTCGTCCACACCCCCGATCGCGGCGCCATGAAGGAGTACATCGGGAACGCCGCGCGCGACGGTCGCGCGGCTGTGGTGTTCGCGCAGCTCGTCACCGGCGGCGAGTCGCGAGGCGTGCACGCCTTCTTCGTGCCGATCCGCGACGACGCCGGCGATCCGGCGCCCGGCGTCACCATCGAGGACTGCGGCCCCAAGGCCGGCCTCAACGGCGTCGACAACGGCCGCCTGGCCTTCGACCAGGTCCGGATCCCGCGCGAGGCGCTGCTCAACCGCTTCGGCGACGTCGCCCCCGACGGCAGCTACAGCAGCCCGATCGAGGGCGACGCGCGCCGCTTCTTCACCATGCTCGGGACGTTGATCCGGGGCCGGGTCAGCGTCGGCGGGAGCGCCGGCAGCGCGACCAAGCGCGCGCTGGCCCTCGCCGTGCGCTACGCCGAGCAGCGCCGGCAATTCACGAAGCCGGACGGCGAGGAGGTCGTGATCCTCGACTACCTCGGCCACCAGCGCAAGCTGCTGCCCGCCCTGGCCACCACCTACGCGCTGCACTTCGCGCAGGAGGAGCTGGTCGCCGCACTCCACGACACCGCCGCCGACGCGCCCGAGGAGGACCAGCGCGAGCTGGAGTCGCGGGCCGCCGGGCTGAAGGTCGCCAACACCTGGCACGCCACGGCCACCATCCAGGCCGCCCGCGAGGCCTGCGGCGGCGCCGGCTACCTCGCCGAGAACCTGCTGCCCGGGCTGAAGGCCGACACCGACGTCTTCACCACCTTCGAGGGCGACAACACGGTCCTGCTCCAACTGGTCGCCAAGGGCCTCCTGACCGGCTACAAGGACTCCTTCCAGAACCTCAGCCCACTGGCGACGGCCCGCTTCGTCGCCGAACGCGTCCTCGGCGCGGTGGCCGAGCGCACCGCCGCCCGCAAGGTCGTCGACCGCCTGACCGAGGGCGACGACCGCGAGGCGCTGGCCGACAGGGACTGGCAGCTGAAGCTGTTCGAGGACCGGGAGCAGCACGTACTGGAAGGCGTCGCAGACCGCCTGCGCAAAGCAGGAAAGGACCCGTTCGAGGTTTTCAACGCAGCCCAGGACCACGTCCTGCGCGCTGGCCGCGTCCACGTCGACCGCCTGGTGCTGGAGGCGTTCGTCCGCGCGATCAGCCGCTGTTCGGACCCGAACGCGAAGGCCCTGCTGGAACGCGTCTGCGACCTCTACGCGCTGGCGAACATCGAGGCGGACCGAGCCTGGTTCCTGGAGCACGGCCGCCTGAGCGCGGGACGAGCGAAGGCGGTCATCGCCGCGGTGAACGCGCTGTGTGCGGAGCTGCGGCCGTATGCGCGGACGTTGGTGGATGCTTTTGGGATCCCTGAGCAGTACCTGGCTGCGCCGATGCTCGAAGACTGA